One region of Pyramidobacter sp. YE332 genomic DNA includes:
- the glf gene encoding UDP-galactopyranose mutase → MAVYDFLIVGAGFYGAVFAHYAASAGKKCLVIDKKNHIGGAAFCEKQSAITVHKYGPHIFHTDREKIWQFIMRFAKFNNFVNSPLARNGNEIYNLPFNMNTYNKLWGVITPKEAKEKIAEQTRPYRTKKPSNLEEKALSLVGPDIYEKLIKNYTEKQWGRRCSELPPAIINRLPLRFNYDNNYFNDVYQGIPAGGYNGIFEKLLKGCELQLSTDFFSTKKLVSLADSVVYTGMIDEYFDYRYGALEYRTLTFVTEEINTENFQGNAVVNYTDAETPYTRIVEHKHFAFGKQPTTVITREYPGEWQAGREPLYPVNDTSNNELYKRYRQLAEREKNVIFGGRLAEYRYYNMDEVIHSAMQTAEKIFSLRRGKRS, encoded by the coding sequence ATGGCAGTCTACGACTTTCTCATTGTCGGCGCTGGTTTTTATGGGGCAGTTTTCGCCCATTATGCAGCGTCGGCCGGCAAAAAATGTCTTGTAATAGATAAGAAGAATCATATCGGCGGCGCTGCTTTCTGTGAAAAGCAGTCGGCGATAACGGTGCATAAATACGGACCGCACATATTTCATACAGACAGAGAAAAGATCTGGCAGTTTATTATGCGCTTCGCTAAGTTTAACAATTTCGTTAATTCGCCGCTGGCACGCAACGGCAATGAAATCTACAATCTGCCGTTCAATATGAATACGTACAATAAGTTGTGGGGGGTTATTACTCCAAAAGAAGCAAAAGAAAAGATCGCTGAACAGACGCGTCCATACAGAACAAAAAAGCCTTCGAATCTTGAAGAAAAGGCGCTTTCGCTCGTCGGCCCGGACATATACGAGAAGCTAATAAAGAACTACACGGAAAAACAGTGGGGACGCCGTTGCTCTGAGCTGCCTCCTGCAATAATAAACAGACTCCCACTGCGCTTTAACTATGACAACAACTATTTCAACGACGTTTATCAAGGCATACCTGCGGGCGGCTATAATGGGATATTTGAAAAACTGCTGAAAGGGTGCGAACTTCAGCTTTCAACCGATTTTTTCTCCACAAAAAAACTCGTATCGCTGGCGGATAGCGTTGTCTACACAGGTATGATCGACGAATACTTTGATTACAGATACGGCGCGCTGGAATACAGAACATTAACCTTTGTTACAGAGGAAATCAACACTGAGAACTTCCAGGGAAATGCCGTTGTAAACTACACCGACGCTGAAACGCCCTATACAAGGATTGTAGAGCATAAGCATTTTGCATTCGGCAAACAACCGACGACAGTAATCACCAGAGAATACCCCGGAGAATGGCAAGCGGGCAGAGAGCCACTCTACCCTGTGAACGATACCTCAAACAACGAACTTTATAAGCGCTATCGCCAGCTTGCGGAAAGGGAGAAAAACGTCATATTCGGCGGGCGACTTGCAGAATACAGATATTATAATATGGACGAAGTTATACACAGCGCAATGCAGACCGCTGAAAAAATATTTTCTCTTCGGAGAGGCAAAAGGTCATAA
- a CDS encoding NAD-dependent epimerase/dehydratase family protein: MNDLLTGGAGFIGSHTAVELIAARHGVVIADDLSNSSASVIERVNDARRGKTIKPTNTSRYEQGAATL; this comes from the coding sequence ATGAACGATCTCCTTACCGGCGGGGCCGGTTTTATCGGGTCGCATACGGCGGTCGAACTGATCGCGGCGAGGCACGGCGTGGTGATCGCCGACGATCTGAGCAACAGTTCGGCTTCGGTGATCGAGCGGGTGAATGACGCCAGACGTGGGAAGACAATAAAACCGACAAACACGAGCCGGTATGAACAAGGCGCCGCAACGCTTTAA
- a CDS encoding type II toxin-antitoxin system YafQ family toxin — MLNLRYQSAFKRDYKRIRKRGYDIRRLENIIEMLAKEQALPKECRDHDLGGNWSGFRECHIEPDWLAAPVRTAIRSHNQRSH; from the coding sequence ATGCTTAATCTCAGATATCAGTCTGCCTTCAAGCGCGACTACAAGCGTATCCGCAAACGGGGGTACGATATTCGACGGCTGGAAAACATCATCGAGATGCTCGCAAAGGAGCAGGCGCTCCCCAAAGAGTGCCGCGACCACGATTTGGGCGGCAATTGGTCGGGGTTCCGCGAGTGCCATATCGAGCCGGACTGGCTGGCCGCACCGGTTCGCACAGCGATCCGTTCGCATAATCAAAGGAGCCACTGA
- a CDS encoding type II toxin-antitoxin system RelB/DinJ family antitoxin: MATTNVTVRMDEKLKADFEEMLADFGLNTSVAINIFARQVVYERRIPFTIARDRPNAATRAAMEDTRARRGLSKTFSSVKDLMADLDA, from the coding sequence ATGGCGACAACCAACGTCACCGTAAGAATGGACGAAAAACTGAAAGCCGATTTCGAAGAAATGCTCGCCGATTTCGGGTTGAATACGTCGGTGGCCATTAACATCTTCGCGCGTCAGGTCGTATACGAGCGGCGAATCCCGTTCACCATCGCGCGCGACCGTCCCAACGCCGCGACGCGCGCGGCCATGGAAGACACCCGCGCGCGCCGCGGCCTGAGCAAGACCTTCTCGTCCGTGAAAGACCTGATGGCCGATCTCGATGCTTAA